Genomic DNA from Solanum pennellii chromosome 3, SPENNV200:
GGATTAATCAGTTGGCAGAGGCATTGATTAGTTGAGGagtgtaaataaataaataaaagacataaaattaattatggGATTAGATCCAAAGCAAGTCTTGTTCTGATGATAAAAAACAAACAGAAGTCCAAACAGAGGAAAACAAAGACCATTAATTGCTTCTTCGTTAAAAGAATGAATGTTAACTCATTCATAGCCgcatttttctgtttttttcaGTACAATCATTACTTTTAACTCTCAAATCAAACACTTGTTTTCTCTTTCATACACATTTTTAGTaccaagtaaaaaaataaattaaaactgtTAAAATTGAGCTCATGGTCAAGTCTCATTCAACTGCAGGTTCCACAATCTCGACTTTTCTTTCTCTGCCTCTTTTCCTATACAAGTCTCACTTTTCTTCCCCTTTCAAGATACCCTAGGATTCAACAtaggtatttattttttttcatattaactaATGATACTTACATGTATTattaagacaaataaattgaaacggagtatatatatatatatttataattaaaagaaagtgTAAATTGAACAGATCTAGTTCTACCGCTAGCAAAGTAATGGTGGTTTCATTTTCTCAATACTCTCTATTGTTGTGACTAAGGagagtttaattattttttttccccaTCCATCTGGGGCCCTTATTGAAGAGATGGATGAAAACAAAGGAGATACCACCAAGAAACAACATTTATGTAACTCTCCAGTTGACCCTCATGAACAAGATTCACCAGATAATACTACTCCGCTACAGCATCCGGTTGTTTCTGCTGCtccttttatttcttcttctgcaATATATAATATACCGACTGCTGCTGTTTCTTTCGAACAACAGCATCAATTTGAAGTTGTTAATACAAAACGGCCAAGATATACTTCAAGTCAATGGAAATTCATTTCTtctcatcatcaacaacaacagcagAAGGCTGGTACTATACTGAGTGCGGAATCGAGTCCGATATCGCCTTCAGCTCACGCTACTACCGCTACCAATATTCCTCAAACTCAAGTACCAACCGCGTCTTCTTCAGACACGGCTTCTTCTCCTTCCCACTCTCCTCGGCCTTCTTCAGAGCCGAGTAAGAGCGAAGGAGGAGAACAAGTTCATCAACAATTTAGGAAAGGGAAATACGTGAGTCCGGTTTGGAAACCTAACGAGATGTTGTGGTTAGCTAGGGCTTGGAAAATTCAGTACCAAGGTAGTGGTAGTGGTAGTGGTTCATCATCAGAGCTTGTTCATCTAGAAGGTTCTCCAGGAGCAGCCGGGGGAGGAAGTGGAAGAGGCAAAACTAGAGCTGATAAAGATAGAGAGGTGGCTGAGTTTCTCAACAGGCATGGAGTTAACAGAGATGCTAAAACTGCTGGGACTAAATGGGACAATATGTTGGGTGAATTCAGAAAAGTTTATGAATGGGAAAGAGGTGCTGAGAGGGAACAAATTGGAAAGAGTTATTTTAGACTCTCCCCTTATGAAAGGAAGATTCATAGATTACCAGCTTCATTTGATGAACAAGTATTTGAAGAATTATCTCAATTTATGGGCTCAAGAATGAGGACTCCTCAAACTAGAAGCGGAACTCAGTCCAATAGTATTGCTGATGATATTCCTACACCTCTCATTGTTACCAAGTCTTTGCCTCCTCCTCCTCCACCCTTCAGGGAAGATGAACTTCCTCACTCTggtacacacacacaaaaaaaaaaaaacaattaattactactaatttacattattattattatgatgataatAACTTGTATATATTGTGTGGATGTAGCGAGGGCGAAACAATTGGTAATGTCAAGTGGAACTGAAACATTAATTCATGGAACAAGAGGTGGGTTCTTAGGGTTTGAAACAGTACAACCATCTTCTTCATTAGATATTATGGGTGGTGGTCCATCTTCTAGTGGTTCAAAGGAGCTTCGGCGCATCGGGAAGATTAGGATGATATGGGAGGAGTCAGTGAGTTTGTGGGCTGAAGAAGGTGAGCATCATAGAGGTAGAGTAAAACTACAAGGTTGCAGTTTTTTAAATGCAGATGAAATTGCATTTTTGGATGATTCTATGGTGGCTAGCACTATGGAGGCCTTTGAAGATGGACCAATGAAAGGTTTTTCTGTTGATAGATTCCAATCTGGGATACAACTCAAAGTCTTTGGCAGAAGAAAATCTTCTTCACCTATtggtattttcttttcattttcatttaattGCTCAAAGTCCATTTATTTGTTCctagtttaaaattttctattcaATATTTTAGGTCCAAGTGAAAGATTGCAGCTTCCCTCTTCTGAATTTCCCATCAGATGTAAGTCTCTTCCATCAAATTTAGAATTTTCTATTTGTGTAAAGGCAATCATTAGATTTTCTATTTCTTCCTGTTGTAAGCTAAATGAATTTAATATTAGTCTATACCATGGTTCCCATGAATAGTACTCCTCTTAactgaaatttaaataatttaaaaattgttttgcAGCAACTACGCCTTGGGAATTTCAAGATCCAACTGAGTACTACGTTGGTTGTCTCAGATCTCCTCCTCCTACACTTCCAAGCTTGTTTGAGCTTTCATGGCATTTGCAACAGCCACCACCGGAGGAACTCCGTTTCCCTCTCCGACGAGACGTGTTCAAAGACTTGCCTCAAGGGAGAGAATTATTCTTCACAACCTCCTCAACTGAGCTATTAGACTGTAGAGGCATCACTTATGATGTATTGACTTGTATCATGCGTTCAAACCCTAGTCTCAACGCTGCAACCGCAACGGATCGGGATTCCTTCATTGGCCTTTGGGATGATTGCATTAACAGGATGATTTCCAAGTTTTGTTCCATCGAAATGGTATTTGTACGGAAATCCTCGTCTTCTCTCGCGGAGACCGTACAAGATCAATGGCCTAATGTTACTGCTTTCTTAAGGAATTTTTGCTTGTGGAGAGGAGAGGAAACTGATCAGTTAAGAGAAGGTCAACTAGATCCTTCGTCTTCTATTGTAGAGAAATTCCTATGGAGTTACATGGACCTTCCTTACGTGTTAGGTTACTATGCCGTTGGATTCATCGTTACGTTCTGCGCGTTGAGTCGATCACAGGAACGAATCATCCGAACCGATCTCTACACTGTGGATCTGTCAACACCAGTGGAAAGACTAAAAGCTTTAGTACCGTGCTGGAGAATCGCCGGATTATTACCGTTATTAGCTGATAAATGCTTCCATTACATGAGTAGCAATTTTAAACATCTTCCGTACACTGATTTTGAGCGAACAGATTTTGGCAATGGAAATTTCACGGAGATGACTCCGAATACAGTTGTGAGATATTTTTCTAGTAAGAGAAAATGGTTGGGGATGAAGGAGATCTACGATTTTCTGGATCACAGAATCCCACACGCCGAATTCGTGGTTAGGGCATCGGAGAAAGATCTGGCGTTGGTGTTCAAGCCTAGAGGTTGCAAATTCAAGCCAGTTAATTGTGATCAATTGATAGAAGCATTGAAACAGGTCACAAAAGCGTTGGTCGCACTACATGATCTTTCGTTTATGCACAGGGATTTGGGATGGGATAAAGTGATGAGGAGAATCGACAGGGAGAATGAATGGTTCATTACGGGATTTGACGAAGCGGTGACTGCACCGCAGCTGTATCCTCACGGAGGAGCAGCGGCGGGGACGGGGATGGGTAGGCATCCGCCGGAGATGGGGAGGAATTATCATGGAGTGAAAGTAGATGTATGGGGAATAGGGCAATTAGTGAAGAGCTGTGGATTAGTAGGGGTGCCGAAATTGCTGAGGGAATTGCAGAATAGGTGTTTGGACCATAACCCGGAGCAAAGACCGACGGCAGCAGACTGCTATCGCCATTTGTTACAGTTACAGTCTTCCATCTCTGCAGCCGCCGCCGGAGGGTATTGACAACTGATTCTTCTCAGTTCTGTGTATGTGAGTGATTGATATGcctatttatttcttttatattccaTGCAATTTTAcatctctcttttttcttttcttttttcctttgcTCTGAAGCCACGTAATTAAttctctttaatttgttttttgggaacataaaattcttaacattttgtggtgtttttttttttttttcgaattACAAGGTCAAGTTAAGATTTTGGTTCGATCAGTAacacatgatatttttttttctattttaatccAAAGTCAATGCAGCCATTTTACATTCAAGATTTTcataagaattatttttttctccaactaaaaaataaaaataaattagtattcCTATTATTGTGGGAACATAACATACATTACATTTCATTCTTTTGTAAATCCACaaatttttggaattaaatGATCCTCATTGTCCGTTCTTTTAATTGAAATGTAATAACCAAAAGTAGACTAAATCCGTACGACCCTATCAAAAAGGCTACGAGAATACATAAAATAGCAAAATAATGAATACATaatcaactaatttttttaataaaaaattgaactGTCATATCTTCTTTTGATTAAGGGGTTGCATTTTGCAATGGCTAATTAAATATAGTCCATTCGTAAATGTCATTTTAGCTATGAAATTTGTTACTTGATTAGCTTGAATCTATTAAACTTGGTAGTAGAACTCTAGAATATAATCCTTGCTTAAATTTAATTGtagtgagttttttttttttgttttcttcttacCTCTCGCTCTTTTTGCTTTTTTAATGACTCGAACATAACTCACAACCTCCGTGTTTGATGTGAAGGATGACCATAATATTCTTTGAGGAACTTGTATCAGAAGGTACAATAATAATTCAAAGATTACTGAGTGAAATAATAATCCCTCAATATTCTTTGTAAACTTGTACAATATATAGTTTTGGAATTCAAAGATTATAGTAGTGAGTGAAATAATACTTTAATACTCTTTGAGAATTTATATCAAGAGGTACAATAATAGTTTTGGAATTTAAAGATTATGGTGAATCAAATATTAAtccttaacatttttttaagaaacttaTTTCAAGAGGTACAATAAGTGAAATTATTCATGATTTAgcatatttctcaatattgtaCCTAAAAATATGGGTAATGTTTGATCAGAAAATTTGGTCAGAATTTgattagatattttttaaaaattgtactTCCTTCGGTTCCATTTTATGtcatcattttttataatagttATTCATAATACTTCtcatttcataaaatctttGCATAGattatcattttctttcttttaaatcCTTCTGAGTTATTagtcttaaaaatatatatttgaccaactttaaaaaattaagtagaTGAGTTATGtaatgttaaattaattaatcaacataaattaattcatattcattgattgaaacttgagttccaaaaaaaattaaataaggaaagaagggtaaagttatattatttattaatgtaagtgcaaagtaaaaatatgacatataaaatggaaCGGAGGAagtaatatcttttttattttaaaataaactaattctttttatttttaattaaaatgtattaatgttaaaaggttaaaaatattttttaaaaataaaaataacataaaaaaatatgaccAAACCTCCTAGTCAAAggatttttcctaaaaatattacttatattagtgcaattttaaaatttcttggAGTTTGAACCTTAATAACTTAAAAACTCTATGAAAAGATTGAACACATTTGGAACTATAGAAAATTTTCAATCTCCAAAGATTAAGGCTATTTATccattaaatttcaaattaatggTGGATACGTGGAcatttgtgctaatttttatatgaaattttgtATGCATATTTGGGTAATCTAGCccaaagatattttaaaacatgaTATTATTTGCTTCAAATTAAGctactattatttatttattttactctaTTAAGAGTATTCTTGTCTATATGCATCTTCTAAATCTTTACAATTATTAATGTACATATTTGTTTATACACCCAATAATCCCCCTTCAAAAAAAATCACGTGGCTCATAGTGATACCATGATTTATGACTTTTCCCCTTGAAATTAATTCCATGTGATTATTGCCATAATTCataggtcaattttttttgagattgtGCCACCCACATGGTCAACCATTTATGGACACCGAAGCCACATTTCGATTTTTCTTGTGTGGGTGCATTTTCATGCTATCTttcataacaaaattataatactcTCCCTTCGTTCAGTATTATTTGTCATACTTttgatttttagagttaaactataaaaactttaactaacattttaagatgtattttcttcagcatattaatatgcaaaaagttgtaatttatagtacttttcgtatagttttagaatatctaatttttttgtttaaaatatcgaataaatgtgatctaatttacctttaaaaattaatcaaattgactttcgataagcataacatgacaaataattttgaACGGAGAGAATACCAGAGATATTTAAtgaaaacaatttttcttttagtattgtaataaaaatattttgtagtaATTGAGTTACTTTCAAGGTATCTAGAGTGGCGAAAGTACTTAAGCGACATTTATATAGATTGttaatcataaataattatatttattatgccACTTAATATGATATAACAaacaataatattctttttgttaaatatttacTGAAAAATCCTACTTTTAACTAAATATATTCTTAACATAGTAGGATATTACGACTAAACCCacacattatttttgaaaaagcttacaatatatttttgtcATAATCATTATATTGGATCCTAAActtgactttaaattttaactttgacgtccaattttcataatgcacaaatagacattttaattatccaatttttatataaataaacacatgagtcctacatggcacaatacacgtaggacaccacgtaggacaaaaaatgacatgtaggacatgtgtgtctatttgttcaactttatacaagtttaagtgtctatctgtgcacatccaaagttaaaagacataaatgtgatttgaagtcaaATTAAAAGATACATGTGGCTATATTTATCTTCCAAATCTTTTCAactagatataattttttattcaagaCTCCTAATAATGTAATGCTAAAACCACCTCCTTGACCATATATAcctctttttaatatatatgcaCAGCAATAGTAAAAGTTGACATTGGAATAGTTAAGCATCCCTTTCACTtgagtaaaaagaaatacatagggggaaacttttaaataaaatagttaacAGGCTACCTgagaagtgttttttttttattttgaagttaaTATGCAATAGGATCACCCTCTCTTTTTGTGTCTcaatgttttatattttgaagagTACTTCACAGGATCTTTCTCATATATCATAGCAAAAAGGTCCAAGTATATACTCCCAAAATTAtacataatatttcctttcatgaaaaaaaaaatgacttaagaataaaaaaaacagTCATCTATACATTAACGTGTCTATTGAATATACTAGTATTTGTGTTGAGGTACAAAGAATATTGATGAGATTTACACTAGCTTTCCAGCAAAAGTTCTTTCGGCCGAACTCATAATTTTTGCTCaaacaatatatttatgttagagAAATTCAATAAGCATGTATAATTAGtaaatttagaaacaaattaTCAACATTCTAAATTTTAGAattcataaaattgaaattatgaTTCTGCATCTGATAGTGATTGTCATACATGggcaaatatatataatagtcGGGTATGTACTAATATAATGTATgttataaaaattcataaaatttaaatcgtCAATCCATCTGATAGATTTTTTTTGTGAGTTATAAGCATGAATCTTTTGGGTGCGATAGTGTCGATAGCATGGGCTACAGTCAATTAAAAGTTATGTAGGTACTATGAAACTTGCCTCATTTTAATTATTGGCCTTAGTAGATGAGACTATTATTATGACAACCATTATGGAGTATTGTTGGAAGCTAGTAGGATTGTATATAAATTTCACTTTTTATAATGGTGGGAGTTTTGCCCTTAGCTTTTTACATGATGAAATAAAGTAAGGACAGATACCACAAACTGGGAGAGCAGCAAAATGGGGCCATTATGCTtcctttaattattattattattattattattattattattgctcCTCTCTAAACTTGATATAGGTATAGGAGAATTCAAATAGCAAAACAAGGATTTGGATGTCTGATTTCAAAGTATTGATTTTAAAAACACTATTTGTGTTTATAAATCATGATATCAaatcttaaattatttaaaaagaagGAGTTGAAATtccattttaagtatgaaacttgatccatatataaatatatgcattttttgaaaaaagaataatCATAATCTTACGTTTTATTAAGGTAAACGTTCACATATAGTCATTCAAAAATAGTATAATTACTCTCCGTAGCTATactttgataattacaattcgtagtTACATGTTatagagaggagagagaggagtgagagagggaaaagagtgggagagagttgaattatatatgtatattggttagataattgtatattatacatatgtatttgtatgtatggaaagagagattgagagggcgaggagagagacgagagaggcgagtgagattgggagagaggtgaattgtatatgtatataggttagataattgtatattatacatatgcactTGTATATAtagcaagcgagattgggagagaaaggagagaggcgagcgagattgggagagggaggagagaggtgaattgtatatgtatataggttagataattatatattatacatatgcactTGTATATAtagcaagcgagattgggagagaaaggagagaggcgagcgagattgagagagggaggagagaggcgagcgagagagggcaaagagtgggagaaagttgaattgtatatgtatatcgattagataattgtatattatacatatatatttgtatattctggcaaattatacatatacaagcgtgactaattatacaaacttgaaGTCCTCCCacataattaaggaaaaattacataaattaatacattttaaaaaataattactgattttagcgatactttttgtttattaccatttatagcaatgctttgttaaatttgtaatatgtattaaaagtgaattatgtatgcaatatatatgaattataattgttttttgaaatatattatgtttgtttggtaaaaaaattgtcacattgtattataattgtattaaaatgtgtgataaatatattattcatcattaaaatttgtattatatgtgaataataaattgttctttgtaatatgtattaaacttgtattataaatgaattaaaagtgatcaagtgaggtaaaaatattattgctataaatggtaaatatttttttattatagtatatttatgtaagtttccccaTAATTAATGTATACTATTAGTCGTGaatggtaattatagcaaactatagctatgataagtaattaaatagtataagtttgcttgaCCGcgtaattttcctttttattaaagatATTCATGCTAGATGTGAAGAAaatgtttataccatataggaagattttgtcaaaaattgctagttatatatatatatatatatatatatatatatatatatactattgtTGACTTATTGAATCGGTGAATTGTATTGATTTTGAAGTGATAAGGGCATcatgtataattttataattgcaAATCAAGACCGTGATAAATTggaaaacaaaaacatatgctaaaaacataatattattgtatgaaaaaaaCTCTTGATGATTGCATTGTGGATGTTATTGTATTCTGCTACAAGAATAGGGATCTTCAAATTATTCTATGAGAATAGGGATTTTCAATTTATAGACGCTAAActtttctttgaagaaaataataaaccaaatatggaagaaaataatgttttcCTTTCTGAAAAGTTAAAGCATTTATGTTATTACTTtgtcttttcaaaaaaaataaacttcaaataagATAGATGAATCAAggcaaaatccaaaaaaattgatatatatatatatataNATATGTGATTTATTAAATCGGTATCATAAGATATACTTATACCTTATTTATAAACTATGATTGCTCACTTGGTAAGACTTGTATAAGAGTTTGGAAAGTAATACTTAatcttttcataaatcatgAAGATATTTTACCTGTTGATGGTGAAAGGTGACAAATATCCTACGTAATTACTTAAAGTATGCGAAAGTTGGCTCATCGGCCAC
This window encodes:
- the LOC107013051 gene encoding uncharacterized protein LOC107013051 gives rise to the protein MDENKGDTTKKQHLCNSPVDPHEQDSPDNTTPLQHPVVSAAPFISSSAIYNIPTAAVSFEQQHQFEVVNTKRPRYTSSQWKFISSHHQQQQQKAGTILSAESSPISPSAHATTATNIPQTQVPTASSSDTASSPSHSPRPSSEPSKSEGGEQVHQQFRKGKYVSPVWKPNEMLWLARAWKIQYQGSGSGSGSSSELVHLEGSPGAAGGGSGRGKTRADKDREVAEFLNRHGVNRDAKTAGTKWDNMLGEFRKVYEWERGAEREQIGKSYFRLSPYERKIHRLPASFDEQVFEELSQFMGSRMRTPQTRSGTQSNSIADDIPTPLIVTKSLPPPPPPFREDELPHSARAKQLVMSSGTETLIHGTRGGFLGFETVQPSSSLDIMGGGPSSSGSKELRRIGKIRMIWEESVSLWAEEGEHHRGRVKLQGCSFLNADEIAFLDDSMVASTMEAFEDGPMKGFSVDRFQSGIQLKVFGRRKSSSPIGPSERLQLPSSEFPIRSTTPWEFQDPTEYYVGCLRSPPPTLPSLFELSWHLQQPPPEELRFPLRRDVFKDLPQGRELFFTTSSTELLDCRGITYDVLTCIMRSNPSLNAATATDRDSFIGLWDDCINRMISKFCSIEMVFVRKSSSSLAETVQDQWPNVTAFLRNFCLWRGEETDQLREGQLDPSSSIVEKFLWSYMDLPYVLGYYAVGFIVTFCALSRSQERIIRTDLYTVDLSTPVERLKALVPCWRIAGLLPLLADKCFHYMSSNFKHLPYTDFERTDFGNGNFTEMTPNTVVRYFSSKRKWLGMKEIYDFLDHRIPHAEFVVRASEKDLALVFKPRGCKFKPVNCDQLIEALKQVTKALVALHDLSFMHRDLGWDKVMRRIDRENEWFITGFDEAVTAPQLYPHGGAAAGTGMGRHPPEMGRNYHGVKVDVWGIGQLVKSCGLVGVPKLLRELQNRCLDHNPEQRPTAADCYRHLLQLQSSISAAAAGGY